In a single window of the Candidatus Celerinatantimonas neptuna genome:
- the argT_2 gene encoding Lysine/arginine/ornithine-binding periplasmic protein, whose protein sequence is MKKLKLLMLSISLLTAQQALAQALTSMRYGVEAEYPPFESKTADGKLVGFDIEVGKVICRDAQLKCSWVQNSFDTLIPALKARKFDVINSSMDITPQRAKAVAFTHPIYQVPTMLIARKGSGLLPTVASLRGKNVGVLQGSSQEAFAIKVWQPKGVTITSYKDQNQVYSDLSMGRLDATLVMSSAGQSGFLDKPEGKDFSFVGRAIRDPKVFGPGVGFALRKDDTALRNRLNKAIKQVQKDGTLHRLSMKYLHGVDVNVNQ, encoded by the coding sequence ATGAAAAAATTAAAATTACTGATGTTATCAATCAGCTTGTTAACTGCTCAGCAGGCTTTAGCACAGGCATTAACATCGATGCGTTATGGTGTTGAAGCAGAATATCCTCCATTTGAGAGTAAAACGGCTGATGGTAAGCTAGTCGGATTTGATATCGAAGTGGGTAAAGTTATTTGCCGCGATGCTCAGCTTAAATGTTCATGGGTTCAAAACTCTTTCGACACGCTAATTCCAGCCCTTAAAGCAAGAAAGTTTGATGTTATTAACTCGTCTATGGATATTACGCCTCAGCGTGCTAAAGCGGTTGCTTTTACCCACCCAATCTATCAGGTCCCAACAATGCTTATTGCGCGTAAAGGATCTGGATTGTTGCCTACGGTTGCTTCTTTACGCGGTAAAAATGTGGGTGTACTGCAAGGTTCAAGTCAGGAAGCTTTTGCCATTAAAGTTTGGCAACCTAAAGGTGTAACAATCACATCTTATAAAGATCAAAATCAGGTTTATAGTGATTTATCAATGGGACGGCTTGATGCAACATTGGTGATGTCATCAGCTGGTCAATCAGGATTTTTAGATAAGCCTGAAGGAAAAGATTTTTCCTTTGTTGGCAGAGCAATTCGCGATCCGAAAGTTTTTGGTCCGGGGGTAGGATTTGCTCTGCGTAAAGATGACACAGCACTCAGAAATCGCCTGAATAAAGCGATTAAGCAAGTTCAAAAAGATGGCACTTTACATCGTTTATCGATGAAATATCTCCATGGTGTTGATGTAAATGTGAACCAATAG
- the hisQ gene encoding Histidine transport system permease protein HisQ: MLYGYGQLIWQGSQVTIELAVLSVFVAVLLGLIGACAKLFGNRLFRGIAQVYTSIIRGVPDLVLMLLIFYSLQIALNQFTDWLHMDIIEIDPFVAGVLTIGFIYGAYFTETFRGAFLMVPSGQLEAGHAYGFNRWQVFRLILFPQMMRHALPGVANNWLVTLKATALVSLIGLADVVKATQDAGKGTYHLFFFTVLAGIIYLFFTTLSNGVLWWLERRYQFELKKPSA, from the coding sequence ATGTTATATGGCTATGGCCAGCTAATTTGGCAAGGTTCACAAGTTACTATTGAGTTGGCTGTTTTGTCAGTTTTTGTTGCTGTTTTACTCGGATTGATTGGGGCTTGTGCAAAGCTTTTTGGGAATCGATTGTTTCGTGGTATTGCCCAGGTTTACACTTCGATTATTCGGGGAGTACCTGATCTGGTCTTGATGCTACTTATTTTTTATAGTTTGCAGATAGCTCTCAATCAGTTCACCGATTGGTTGCATATGGACATTATTGAGATCGATCCATTTGTTGCAGGGGTTTTGACAATCGGTTTTATCTACGGAGCCTATTTTACTGAAACATTCCGAGGTGCATTTTTGATGGTCCCGAGTGGTCAGCTTGAAGCCGGGCATGCGTATGGGTTTAATCGTTGGCAGGTATTCCGATTGATTCTTTTTCCCCAGATGATGCGTCATGCACTGCCAGGGGTTGCGAATAACTGGTTGGTCACGCTTAAAGCCACAGCGTTAGTTTCTCTGATTGGTCTGGCTGATGTCGTGAAAGCAACTCAGGATGCCGGTAAAGGTACGTATCATCTGTTTTTCTTTACGGTTCTTGCCGGGATCATTTATCTGTTTTTTACCACTTTGTCCAATGGTGTCTTATGGTGGTTGGAACGTCGTTATCAATTTGAACTGAAAAAACCATCCGCATGA
- the hisM gene encoding Histidine transport system permease protein HisM has translation MIELIQQYGKALLWTDGYHFTGVAVTLWLLVISLAFGFVISIFLSVARVSEHKWLQFPVWLFTYVFRGTPLYVQLLIIYSGLYSLDVVRHTEFLNWFFRSGYRCTLLALVLNTCAYTTEIFAGAIRSIPKGEIEAAHAYGFSKWCLFSRIIIPSALRKAMPAYSNEVILMLHATSLAFTATVPDILKVARDINAATYMSFQAFGLAALIYMTISFTLIWLFKRAERRWLKYLAPA, from the coding sequence ATGATCGAATTAATTCAACAATATGGCAAAGCGCTATTATGGACCGATGGCTATCACTTTACCGGCGTCGCAGTAACTTTGTGGCTTTTGGTGATTTCATTAGCTTTTGGCTTTGTCATTTCTATTTTTCTGTCAGTTGCCCGAGTATCAGAGCATAAATGGCTACAGTTTCCTGTTTGGTTATTTACCTATGTGTTTAGGGGAACACCACTGTACGTGCAGTTACTGATTATCTATTCGGGGCTTTATTCACTGGACGTCGTTCGTCATACGGAGTTTTTAAACTGGTTTTTCAGAAGTGGTTATCGCTGTACACTTCTGGCGTTAGTTCTGAATACCTGTGCTTATACAACGGAAATTTTTGCAGGCGCTATTCGCTCTATTCCAAAAGGCGAAATAGAAGCTGCTCATGCATATGGTTTCTCAAAGTGGTGCCTGTTTAGTCGTATTATCATCCCTTCAGCATTGCGTAAAGCAATGCCTGCCTATAGTAACGAAGTTATTTTGATGTTACATGCGACATCACTGGCATTTACCGCAACAGTACCTGATATTTTGAAGGTGGCCCGTGATATTAATGCTGCAACATACATGTCGTTTCAGGCGTTTGGTTTAGCAGCCTTGATCTATATGACTATTTCATTCACTTTAATTTGGTTATTTAAAAGAGCTGAAAGGCGCTGGCTTAAATACTTGGCCCCAGCATAG
- the pemA_2 gene encoding Pectinesterase A produces the protein MSTSSSVIEPPVFDSCDIVSKPRGKETSPLGYVTAPSTDIDTTHGLVFYYSYLTKESSVDAKTYGLGRPWHPTRTFSDGRYADPDAKGYTLYFHCYMDNHVYFWGKMSGKDKNGNKIWFYPFKNARFAEYKSTGPGAKVTSSYKRPQLSNSEAGKITLKNILGGNWYKE, from the coding sequence ATGTCGACTTCATCTTCGGTGATTGAACCGCCGGTATTCGACAGTTGTGATATTGTCTCAAAGCCACGTGGCAAAGAAACATCACCACTTGGATATGTTACCGCACCAAGTACTGATATTGATACAACCCATGGTCTGGTTTTCTATTACAGCTACCTCACTAAAGAAAGTTCCGTCGACGCAAAAACATATGGATTAGGTCGTCCCTGGCACCCAACCCGTACCTTTAGCGATGGCCGTTATGCAGATCCTGATGCCAAAGGATATACCCTATATTTTCATTGTTATATGGATAACCATGTTTATTTCTGGGGAAAAATGTCTGGCAAAGACAAAAATGGCAATAAAATTTGGTTCTACCCCTTCAAAAATGCTCGTTTTGCAGAATATAAAAGCACTGGCCCCGGAGCCAAAGTAACCAGCTCATATAAACGTCCTCAGTTATCGAACTCTGAAGCTGGCAAAATTACGCTGAAAAATATTTTAGGGGGAAATTGGTATAAAGAATAG
- the pemA_3 gene encoding Pectinesterase A → MKINWLIPIIGLCLAGSAYALDYNAVVTKHPSGNHQYKTLTAAIAAAPGSSSSHFYIYVKNGIYKEKINLKTKNVSIIGQSQQDTVIGYEAAAGQTNSNGEKWGTSGSYVLSVNASNVELKNLTIKNTFDYLTNDAKSSSDSTKISSSQAVALLIGTDAKKLKM, encoded by the coding sequence ATGAAAATAAACTGGCTTATCCCCATCATCGGCTTATGTTTAGCCGGATCAGCATATGCATTGGACTACAATGCTGTTGTCACCAAACATCCATCAGGAAACCACCAATACAAAACTTTAACGGCTGCTATTGCCGCAGCGCCTGGCAGCTCATCATCCCATTTTTATATCTATGTGAAAAACGGGATCTATAAAGAGAAAATCAACCTGAAAACCAAAAACGTTTCAATTATCGGACAAAGCCAGCAAGACACCGTTATTGGGTACGAAGCCGCTGCTGGTCAAACTAACTCAAATGGGGAGAAATGGGGCACATCAGGTAGCTATGTGTTATCTGTTAATGCCAGCAATGTCGAACTAAAAAACCTGACCATCAAAAATACCTTTGATTATCTGACCAATGACGCCAAATCCAGCAGCGATAGCACCAAAATATCCAGCTCCCAGGCTGTTGCACTGTTAATCGGCACCGATGCTAAAAAATTAAAAATGTAA
- the iolU gene encoding scyllo-inositol 2-dehydrogenase (NADP(+)) IolU, which produces MKIALVGSGKIVHNCLDALKQLNTIEITALCVRPQSRAKGEKLQNEHGIKTIYTDYATMLEDDDADFIYLGIPNSLHFQYAQRALQANKNVICEKPLTSNASQTQQLVELARSKNAFLFEAITSIHTPCFEYLQQNLSRLGEIKIIQCNYSQYSSRYDDYKNGEVHPVFDPIMSGGALYDINLYNVYNLVALFGAPEHVSYSCNRGFNGIDTSGTLFMQYPSFIAVCTGAKDSDSPGYMTIQGTRGYAQITDTPNTCKTMQLYIDSHHQTFSDSRYSNHMVYEFEQFESIFRRHDLKRCHQLLEQALIVSKVLEHARTQARLDFIDS; this is translated from the coding sequence ATGAAAATAGCACTAGTCGGTTCAGGGAAAATCGTACATAACTGTCTGGATGCACTCAAACAGCTCAACACAATTGAAATCACCGCACTATGTGTCCGTCCGCAAAGTCGTGCTAAAGGTGAAAAACTACAAAATGAGCATGGCATTAAAACAATATATACAGATTATGCCACCATGCTTGAAGATGATGATGCCGACTTTATCTATCTGGGGATCCCAAATAGTCTGCATTTTCAATATGCGCAAAGAGCCCTTCAGGCCAACAAGAACGTTATCTGCGAGAAACCATTAACATCAAATGCCTCACAGACACAGCAACTAGTCGAATTGGCCCGCTCGAAAAATGCTTTTTTATTTGAAGCGATTACCTCTATTCACACACCATGCTTTGAATATCTGCAGCAAAATCTGTCCAGACTCGGGGAGATCAAAATTATCCAGTGCAATTACTCACAATATTCCAGCCGCTACGATGATTATAAAAATGGCGAGGTTCATCCGGTATTTGACCCGATTATGTCAGGTGGCGCCTTATACGACATCAATCTGTACAATGTGTATAACCTTGTCGCATTATTTGGAGCCCCTGAGCATGTTTCATATAGCTGTAACAGGGGATTTAATGGCATCGATACTTCTGGAACATTATTTATGCAATACCCCAGTTTTATTGCTGTATGCACAGGTGCCAAAGATTCAGACAGCCCCGGCTATATGACCATTCAGGGAACCCGGGGTTATGCTCAGATAACCGACACCCCAAACACCTGTAAAACAATGCAACTGTATATTGATTCACATCATCAAACATTTAGCGACTCCCGTTATTCCAACCATATGGTATATGAGTTTGAGCAGTTTGAATCGATATTCAGACGCCATGATTTAAAACGATGTCACCAGCTGCTGGAACAAGCACTCATTGTCTCAAAAGTATTAGAACATGCCCGAACACAGGCAAGACTAGACTTTATTGATTCCTAA
- the acuI gene encoding Acrylyl-CoA reductase AcuI, protein MFKAIYIDKPDSQYQCQLTELQESALPEGEVTVNVKFSSLNYKDGLAISGQSPVVRRFPMVPGIDFAGVVESSQHPDFTAGQSVFINGWGLGEKYWGGLSQKAVVPGQWLQHTPEGLNDYDVMAVGTAGYTAMLCVMAIEEHGITPESGPVLVTGANGGVGSFAIAFLSKLGYQIVASTGRTEEAERLQKLGAQSIIDRNMLNEPGRPLAKEQWAAAVDTVGSYTLANVCASISYGGVVAACGLAQGMDFPASVAPFILRSVTLAGVDSVMCPMTTRQKAWHRIAQLADRQMLDQASVLIGMNDVIDTAHQFLEGKIKGRIVVDVNQF, encoded by the coding sequence ATGTTTAAAGCAATTTATATTGATAAGCCTGATAGTCAATATCAATGTCAATTAACTGAGTTACAAGAAAGTGCTCTTCCTGAGGGTGAAGTAACTGTCAACGTTAAGTTTTCTTCCCTTAATTATAAAGATGGGCTTGCGATTAGTGGTCAATCACCTGTTGTTCGTCGTTTCCCTATGGTTCCGGGAATCGATTTTGCCGGTGTAGTTGAATCGAGTCAGCATCCTGATTTTACAGCGGGACAATCGGTATTTATCAATGGCTGGGGACTGGGTGAAAAATATTGGGGAGGTCTTTCTCAGAAGGCTGTTGTTCCTGGCCAATGGTTACAGCATACGCCTGAAGGTTTAAATGATTATGATGTGATGGCGGTTGGAACAGCCGGTTATACAGCGATGCTTTGCGTCATGGCAATTGAAGAGCATGGCATTACACCGGAGAGCGGACCTGTTTTGGTGACCGGGGCGAATGGTGGCGTCGGTAGTTTTGCGATCGCCTTTCTATCTAAATTAGGTTACCAGATCGTTGCCTCTACTGGCCGGACAGAAGAAGCTGAGCGTTTACAAAAGCTTGGAGCCCAATCCATTATTGACAGGAATATGCTGAATGAACCAGGGAGACCATTAGCAAAAGAACAGTGGGCTGCGGCGGTTGATACGGTTGGTAGCTATACACTGGCGAATGTATGTGCGTCTATTTCATATGGTGGTGTTGTGGCTGCCTGTGGTTTAGCTCAGGGCATGGATTTTCCAGCTTCGGTTGCCCCTTTTATTCTAAGGAGCGTGACATTAGCTGGAGTTGATAGCGTGATGTGTCCGATGACTACAAGGCAGAAGGCTTGGCACAGAATTGCGCAGCTTGCTGATCGTCAGATGCTTGATCAGGCCAGTGTTCTGATTGGAATGAATGATGTTATCGATACAGCCCATCAATTTCTGGAAGGAAAAATCAAAGGGCGTATCGTGGTAGATGTGAACCAGTTTTAA
- the acuR gene encoding Transcriptional regulator AcuR: MENAPKRRRGRPPKIERAYSDTKKELIRSGLELITEYGFMSAGVDAIVKHVQVPKGSFYHYFKSKEDFGQQVLAAYGTYFAHKLDKHLLNKSIPPLRRIHHFVEDAKQGMARYQFKRGCLVGNMMQEVPLLSEMLSEQLRHILLDWQQRICQCLEEAQKSGELDRSKDINALSSLFWSSWEGAVMRAKLFCSTEPLDEFWNYYHRHLK, from the coding sequence ATGGAAAACGCTCCAAAACGCCGTAGAGGGAGACCCCCTAAAATCGAGCGTGCCTATTCAGATACTAAAAAAGAACTCATCCGCAGTGGCTTAGAACTGATTACTGAATATGGTTTTATGAGCGCCGGTGTGGATGCTATTGTAAAACATGTCCAGGTTCCCAAAGGCTCGTTTTACCACTATTTCAAAAGCAAAGAAGACTTCGGTCAGCAGGTGTTAGCTGCCTACGGGACATATTTTGCCCATAAGCTGGACAAACATTTGCTCAATAAATCTATCCCTCCCCTTAGACGTATTCATCACTTTGTTGAAGATGCCAAACAAGGTATGGCTCGCTACCAGTTTAAACGGGGGTGTCTGGTCGGAAATATGATGCAGGAAGTCCCGCTTCTCTCAGAGATGTTATCCGAACAACTGCGGCACATATTACTCGACTGGCAGCAACGTATATGCCAATGTCTGGAAGAAGCGCAAAAATCAGGTGAACTCGACAGATCAAAAGATATAAATGCCCTATCATCGCTATTTTGGTCAAGTTGGGAAGGCGCTGTGATGAGGGCCAAATTATTCTGCTCAACAGAGCCTCTTGATGAATTCTGGAACTACTACCACCGCCATCTGAAATAA
- the fldZ_1 gene encoding Cinnamate reductase, which translates to MNRSALFQPMNIGQAEIKNRIVMEPMGLMGLAGPEGEFNQRAADYFVERAKGGTGLIITGFTKVENEIERMKMPSFTCVTHNPTAFENSCYEMIERIHSYDAKIFLQASAGLGRVGKPTLLDCQPVAPSVVPNYWDPSIMCRALTTEEIERIIKRFEETGAIAKKVGFDGIELHAVHEGYLADQFTMAVFNKDRTDRFGGQSLEKRATFPIEILKAIRRGAGDKFPVTVRYSVRSFIKELGQGGIHTTSKESGRDIEEGLLLAPILEKAGYDAFNADTGSYDAWYWAHPPLYAKEGLYLPFVKKLKEVVNVPIIMGGKMGDPALAEASVKNGSIDFVGLARPLLTDPQWPNKVMKNAESQIRPCIGCHDGCLQRIFSHKPISCAVNPSCARERIYGIDKTSDPKRVLIIGGGIAGLESARVAKIAGHHVTLYEQTSQLGGHIFEASAPAFKKADQKLLQWYKVELERLEVPVYLNTSINKESEELKSAEAIIIATGSIPVRLHNIPGIDNPAVCVADEVLLAKKTVGKNVVVIGGGLVGCEVALWLHDNGHDVTIVESLPKILDGTTETNWANKSMLLDLIEDAHIQIKTNSKFTGFETGKVTIEDSSRHIEEINADNVCVAVGYRSVNSLHDELLEQGKDTYLIGDARKVSNIMNAVWDAYEIARNL; encoded by the coding sequence ATGAATAGATCAGCTCTCTTTCAGCCTATGAATATCGGACAAGCTGAAATCAAAAACAGAATCGTTATGGAACCAATGGGATTAATGGGCTTGGCCGGGCCGGAAGGTGAATTCAACCAGCGCGCCGCCGACTATTTTGTCGAACGGGCCAAGGGGGGAACAGGTCTCATTATCACCGGTTTCACTAAAGTCGAAAATGAAATCGAACGAATGAAAATGCCTTCATTTACCTGCGTCACCCATAACCCTACCGCTTTTGAGAATTCCTGTTATGAAATGATCGAAAGAATTCATTCATACGATGCCAAAATCTTTTTGCAGGCATCAGCTGGCTTAGGACGGGTCGGCAAACCCACACTATTAGACTGCCAACCAGTTGCGCCTTCAGTGGTTCCCAATTATTGGGATCCCAGCATCATGTGCCGGGCACTCACAACTGAAGAAATAGAGCGTATCATCAAACGCTTTGAAGAAACCGGAGCGATTGCTAAAAAAGTCGGTTTTGACGGTATCGAGTTACACGCCGTTCATGAAGGCTATTTGGCCGACCAATTTACAATGGCAGTCTTTAATAAAGACCGAACCGATCGATTTGGCGGTCAGTCCTTAGAAAAACGTGCAACTTTTCCAATTGAGATATTAAAGGCAATTCGTCGTGGAGCCGGTGATAAGTTCCCGGTTACCGTTCGCTACAGTGTTCGCTCATTCATAAAAGAACTGGGTCAAGGTGGAATTCATACAACCTCAAAAGAATCAGGCAGAGATATTGAAGAAGGCCTGCTTCTTGCTCCAATCCTGGAAAAGGCAGGGTACGACGCCTTCAATGCCGACACAGGATCCTACGATGCATGGTATTGGGCCCATCCCCCACTTTATGCCAAAGAAGGCCTCTATCTCCCTTTTGTTAAAAAACTTAAAGAAGTCGTCAATGTTCCGATTATTATGGGGGGAAAAATGGGCGATCCAGCCCTTGCAGAAGCCTCTGTCAAAAACGGTTCAATAGATTTTGTAGGGCTTGCCAGGCCATTACTTACAGACCCGCAGTGGCCAAACAAGGTCATGAAGAATGCTGAATCACAGATCCGGCCCTGCATCGGTTGTCACGATGGCTGTCTGCAACGGATCTTCAGTCATAAACCAATATCCTGTGCCGTCAATCCATCTTGTGCCCGTGAACGAATTTATGGCATTGATAAAACATCAGACCCTAAACGAGTATTGATTATCGGAGGGGGGATTGCTGGTTTGGAAAGTGCCAGAGTCGCCAAAATAGCTGGACACCATGTAACTCTATATGAGCAGACATCCCAGCTCGGAGGACATATTTTCGAAGCCTCAGCTCCCGCGTTTAAAAAAGCAGATCAAAAACTCCTTCAGTGGTACAAAGTTGAGTTGGAGCGCCTTGAAGTACCCGTCTATCTGAATACTTCAATCAATAAAGAGTCAGAAGAGTTAAAATCCGCCGAAGCTATAATTATTGCAACCGGTTCGATTCCCGTCCGATTACATAATATCCCGGGCATTGATAACCCGGCTGTCTGCGTTGCCGATGAAGTATTACTCGCGAAAAAAACTGTTGGCAAAAATGTTGTAGTCATCGGTGGGGGGCTAGTCGGATGTGAAGTTGCATTATGGCTACATGACAATGGTCACGATGTTACTATTGTCGAATCTTTACCCAAAATTCTCGATGGCACAACAGAGACTAACTGGGCCAATAAATCAATGTTATTGGATTTAATAGAAGATGCCCATATCCAGATTAAAACCAATAGCAAATTTACCGGATTTGAGACTGGGAAGGTAACGATTGAAGATAGCAGTCGCCATATTGAAGAAATTAACGCTGACAATGTCTGTGTCGCAGTCGGTTATCGAAGTGTCAACAGCTTGCATGATGAATTATTGGAGCAAGGTAAAGATACCTATCTTATCGGCGATGCACGAAAAGTCTCAAACATTATGAATGCCGTTTGGGATGCTTACGAAATTGCCCGTAATCTATAA
- the ribB gene encoding 3,4-dihydroxy-2-butanone 4-phosphate synthase: protein MNQSSVLSSFGDPFARVENALEALREGRGVLLLDDEDRENEGDLIYSVEHLTDVQMALMIRECSGIVCLCMSDEHATKLKLPPMVEVNDSKNQTAFTISIEAKQGVTTGVSAKDRVTTIKTAGCFEAKAEDLAHPGHVFPLRARAGGVMTRRGHTEGTVDLMQMAGLTPFGVLSEVTNEDGTMAKTDEIVAFGRLHNLPVLTIEDMVAYRIEKDLKLA, encoded by the coding sequence ATGAATCAGTCTTCTGTTTTGTCCTCTTTTGGTGATCCGTTTGCACGTGTTGAGAATGCGCTTGAAGCGCTTCGCGAAGGGCGTGGTGTATTGTTACTTGATGACGAAGATCGCGAAAATGAAGGTGACCTTATTTATTCGGTTGAGCATTTGACCGATGTGCAAATGGCTCTGATGATCCGAGAATGCAGTGGTATCGTTTGTTTGTGCATGAGTGATGAGCATGCCACTAAATTAAAATTACCGCCGATGGTGGAAGTCAACGATAGTAAAAATCAGACAGCTTTTACGATTTCAATTGAAGCCAAACAGGGGGTTACCACCGGGGTATCAGCCAAAGATCGGGTTACAACCATTAAAACGGCCGGATGTTTTGAAGCAAAAGCTGAAGATTTAGCCCATCCGGGCCATGTTTTCCCGCTTCGGGCCCGTGCGGGGGGGGTGATGACTCGCCGTGGACATACGGAAGGGACTGTAGATCTGATGCAGATGGCTGGCTTAACACCGTTTGGCGTTCTCAGTGAAGTTACCAATGAAGATGGTACTATGGCTAAAACGGATGAAATTGTGGCGTTTGGTCGCCTGCATAACCTCCCGGTCCTGACGATTGAAGATATGGTGGCTTACCGGATTGAGAAAGATTTAAAACTGGCTTGA